One genomic region from Macellibacteroides fermentans encodes:
- a CDS encoding Do family serine endopeptidase, protein MNTTMKNVLGIVLVAVVSSGLTIGANAYMNRQHANVATVDNSYGFNQPLRLTNYSGVAAENTDFTMAAERSVHAVVHIKSVTEVQVSGGQYMDPFEFFFGNGRGNQPRQPQKRVGAGSGVIISTDGYIITNNHVIDGASELEVTLNDNRKFKAKVIGSDPSTDIALIKVDAKDLPTIPFGDSEQLKVGEWVLAVGNPFNLTSTVTAGIVSAKGRSISTGSDEDVSKIQSFIQTDAAVNPGNSGGALVNTKGELVGINTAIYSETGNFAGYSFAVPMSIAGKVVQDLKQYGNVQRAILGVSILDVSKLNDEQKKDVKVTEGAWVGGFAMPSSAKDAGVEIGDVIVAVNDVAVRSTSRLQEEISKYRPGDKVKITVNRKGVQKIFNIELRNMQGNTKILDKADPSEVLGGAYQELSDKRKRELGVNYGIEVTGVTNGKLKDAGIKKGYIIMLVNDEKISTPEDLERIVDSILKGRSSEQGLFIKGFYPNGKTTYYAINLSE, encoded by the coding sequence ATGAATACAACGATGAAAAATGTACTTGGTATTGTCTTGGTAGCGGTAGTTAGTTCCGGTCTTACTATTGGAGCAAACGCTTACATGAACAGACAGCATGCGAATGTTGCTACAGTAGATAACTCGTATGGATTTAATCAGCCTTTGCGACTAACGAACTACAGCGGTGTTGCAGCCGAGAATACGGATTTTACAATGGCGGCCGAACGCTCGGTACACGCTGTTGTGCATATCAAATCGGTAACAGAAGTTCAGGTGTCCGGCGGACAATACATGGATCCGTTTGAATTCTTCTTTGGAAACGGACGCGGAAATCAGCCAAGACAACCGCAAAAGCGGGTAGGAGCCGGTTCGGGCGTTATTATCTCGACAGATGGTTATATTATTACAAATAATCATGTTATCGACGGAGCATCGGAATTGGAAGTTACGTTAAACGACAACAGGAAGTTCAAAGCCAAAGTGATCGGTTCGGATCCTTCAACAGATATTGCACTTATAAAAGTAGATGCCAAGGATCTTCCCACCATCCCGTTTGGTGATTCAGAGCAACTCAAAGTGGGAGAATGGGTATTGGCAGTAGGTAATCCTTTTAATCTTACTTCTACTGTAACAGCAGGTATAGTAAGTGCAAAAGGCAGGTCTATTTCCACTGGTAGCGATGAAGATGTAAGTAAGATACAATCATTCATTCAGACCGATGCGGCTGTAAATCCGGGTAACAGCGGAGGAGCTTTGGTAAATACCAAAGGAGAACTGGTTGGTATTAATACGGCTATTTATTCTGAAACAGGGAATTTTGCCGGATATTCATTTGCAGTACCTATGAGTATTGCCGGTAAGGTTGTACAGGATTTAAAACAATATGGTAATGTTCAGCGAGCCATTCTGGGTGTTTCTATTCTCGATGTATCAAAATTAAATGATGAACAGAAAAAAGATGTGAAAGTAACCGAAGGAGCTTGGGTTGGTGGATTTGCAATGCCTAGTTCGGCTAAAGATGCAGGAGTTGAGATTGGAGACGTGATTGTTGCCGTTAATGATGTTGCCGTGCGTTCTACCAGTCGTCTGCAAGAGGAGATCAGTAAGTACAGACCGGGTGACAAGGTAAAGATTACCGTAAACCGCAAGGGTGTGCAGAAAATATTCAATATTGAATTACGTAATATGCAAGGTAATACCAAAATACTTGATAAGGCAGATCCTTCTGAAGTATTAGGTGGAGCATATCAAGAGCTGTCCGATAAGCGCAAGAGGGAACTGGGGGTTAACTACGGTATCGAGGTAACAGGTGTAACTAACGGTAAGTTGAAAGATGCGGGCATAAAGAAGGGATACATTATCATGTTGGTGAACGACGAAAAAATTAGTACTCCCGAAGATCTTGAACGTATTGTAGATAGTATTCTAAAAGGCAGATCGAGCGAACAGGGACTGTTTATCAAAGGATTTTATCCGAACGGTAAAACAACTTATTATGCGATCAATCTATCAGAATAA
- a CDS encoding sigma-70 family RNA polymerase sigma factor: MRQLKITKSITNRESASLDKYLQEIGREDLITVEEEVELAQAIKRGDRRALEKLTRANLRFVVSVAKQYQNQGLSLPDLINEGNLGLIKAAEKFDETRGFKFISYAVWWIRQSILQALAEQSRIVRLPLNQVGSLNKISKAFSKFEQENERKPSPEELADELDIPVDKISDTLKVSGRHISVDAPFVEGEDNSLLDVLVNDDAPIADRALMNESLAKEIDRALATLTERECEIIKMFFGIGSQEMTLEEIGDKFGLTRERVRQIKEKAIRRLRQGTRSKLLKSYLG; this comes from the coding sequence ATGAGACAGTTAAAGATTACAAAGTCCATCACCAATCGCGAAAGCGCTTCATTGGATAAGTATCTTCAGGAAATTGGCCGTGAAGACCTTATTACAGTTGAAGAGGAAGTAGAATTGGCGCAGGCTATTAAAAGAGGAGATCGTAGAGCGTTGGAAAAATTAACCAGGGCTAATCTGCGTTTTGTTGTTTCAGTTGCTAAACAGTACCAGAATCAGGGATTAAGTTTGCCCGACCTTATTAACGAAGGAAACCTCGGACTGATCAAGGCAGCAGAGAAGTTTGACGAAACGAGAGGCTTTAAGTTTATTTCGTACGCTGTATGGTGGATTCGTCAGTCCATTCTTCAGGCTTTGGCAGAACAGTCAAGGATTGTTCGTTTGCCCTTGAACCAGGTTGGCTCGCTGAATAAAATCAGTAAGGCCTTCTCTAAATTCGAGCAGGAAAACGAGCGCAAACCTTCACCGGAAGAGCTGGCCGATGAATTGGATATTCCTGTAGATAAGATTTCGGATACACTGAAAGTGTCCGGACGTCATATCTCTGTGGATGCTCCCTTTGTGGAAGGCGAAGACAACAGCCTTTTAGATGTGCTTGTGAATGACGATGCTCCCATTGCGGACCGTGCGTTGATGAACGAATCATTGGCTAAGGAAATTGACAGAGCATTAGCTACGTTAACCGAAAGAGAATGCGAGATAATCAAAATGTTTTTCGGTATTGGAAGTCAGGAGATGACACTAGAAGAGATTGGCGACAAATTTGGCCTCACTAGAGAGCGCGTCCGCCAGATCAAGGAAAAAGCAATCAGAAGATTAAGACAGGGTACTCGTAGCAAACTGCTCAAATCGTATTTAGGATAA
- a CDS encoding DUF3859 domain-containing protein — MPRLKPEFEICSFGLYTAWDRESKELPKIRKHTLEINAETGVEFGLILSVKKAKGEVLEYRIDHPPFTDEQGNIAPPFEGTYYISSNDFRFFLGDTVWEPVEDKKGIWKLSVYYKGKEVAGKQFILV, encoded by the coding sequence ATGCCAAGATTAAAACCTGAATTCGAAATCTGCAGCTTTGGACTATATACAGCATGGGACCGCGAATCCAAAGAGCTTCCTAAAATACGCAAACACACACTCGAGATAAATGCTGAAACCGGTGTAGAATTCGGATTGATCTTGTCTGTAAAAAAAGCAAAAGGAGAAGTATTGGAATATAGGATCGACCATCCACCATTTACAGATGAACAAGGGAATATAGCTCCGCCCTTTGAAGGCACCTACTATATAAGCAGCAACGATTTCCGTTTTTTTCTGGGAGATACTGTATGGGAACCTGTGGAAGACAAAAAAGGTATCTGGAAACTTTCGGTGTACTACAAAGGGAAAGAGGTAGCCGGAAAACAATTTATACTGGTGTAA
- a CDS encoding S9 family peptidase, with product MNKSIGTMVMATSVLLGACTQETKKTDEAAPLIKRTEVKSENGVLTPEVLYSMARVSDAQVSPDGSKVLYGVTFISVEQNKGNRELFVVNADGSDKKQITETPQSEQNAVWIKGGKEIAFLSSESGSSQIWVMNADGSNRRQLSKLENGINAFALSPDESKVLYIQDIKFGQRTVDLYADLPKATGRVVDDLLYKHWDEWVETVPHPFVASVTESGLTDMADIMEGEPFECPMKPNSGIEDLAWSPDGKLIAYASRKKTGKAYALSTNSDIYIYDLASKNTRNLTEGMMGYDIMPQFSPDGKSIAWVSQERDGYESDKKRLFVANLETGEKQDLTQSFDYNADAIQWLPDGKSLYMIACKEAVTHIWQVGVADKQIRQITNGQYDYVSMHSVGNTMAAIRQSQVNPSEVFAVNTQSGEATEISFENKAILDQLNMPKSESRWIKTTDNKQMLTWVVYPPHFDPAKKYPAILYCQGGPQSTVSQFWSYRWNLAIMASQGYIVVAPNRRGLPGFGQEWNEQISGDYGGQNMKDYFSAIDELAKEPYVDKDHLGAVGASYGGFSVYWLAGHHNKRFKAFIAHAGIFNLEQQYLETEEMWFANWDMGGAYWDKSNATAQRTFANSPHKFVDKWDTPILVTHGEKDYRILASQGMSAFNAAQLRGIPSEMLIFPDENHWIAQPQNGILFQRVFFRWLDKWLKE from the coding sequence ATGAATAAATCTATCGGAACAATGGTAATGGCAACATCCGTTTTACTTGGCGCCTGTACGCAGGAAACTAAAAAAACGGACGAAGCAGCACCCCTGATCAAACGTACAGAGGTGAAATCGGAAAATGGAGTGCTTACTCCAGAAGTACTGTATAGCATGGCCCGCGTAAGTGATGCACAAGTTTCTCCGGATGGGAGCAAAGTTCTTTACGGAGTTACCTTTATCAGTGTTGAACAGAATAAAGGCAATCGCGAGTTGTTTGTTGTTAATGCAGATGGCAGCGACAAGAAACAGATTACAGAAACTCCCCAAAGCGAACAAAATGCTGTTTGGATTAAAGGCGGTAAAGAGATAGCCTTCCTATCATCCGAAAGCGGATCTTCGCAGATTTGGGTGATGAATGCAGACGGAAGTAACCGCAGACAGTTGAGCAAGCTCGAAAACGGGATCAATGCTTTTGCTCTCTCGCCGGACGAATCGAAGGTGTTATACATCCAGGACATTAAATTCGGACAACGTACCGTGGATTTATATGCCGATCTTCCCAAGGCTACCGGGCGTGTTGTAGATGATTTACTTTATAAGCATTGGGACGAATGGGTGGAAACCGTTCCTCATCCTTTTGTTGCTTCTGTAACTGAAAGCGGACTTACGGACATGGCAGACATTATGGAAGGTGAGCCTTTTGAGTGTCCGATGAAACCAAACAGCGGAATTGAAGACCTGGCCTGGAGCCCGGATGGCAAACTGATTGCCTATGCCAGCAGAAAGAAAACGGGTAAAGCGTATGCGTTATCTACCAACTCAGACATTTACATTTACGACCTGGCAAGTAAAAACACCCGCAACCTTACAGAAGGAATGATGGGATACGACATTATGCCCCAGTTCTCGCCCGACGGTAAATCCATCGCCTGGGTAAGTCAGGAGCGCGACGGATACGAATCTGACAAAAAAAGACTCTTTGTTGCCAATCTCGAAACCGGCGAAAAGCAAGATCTGACACAGTCGTTCGATTATAATGCGGATGCCATCCAGTGGCTTCCCGATGGAAAATCGCTGTACATGATTGCTTGTAAAGAGGCTGTAACCCATATCTGGCAGGTAGGCGTTGCCGACAAGCAGATCCGTCAGATTACCAATGGTCAGTACGACTATGTAAGCATGCATTCGGTTGGTAATACAATGGCAGCTATCCGCCAGTCGCAGGTAAACCCTTCCGAAGTATTTGCTGTAAATACACAATCCGGCGAAGCGACCGAAATAAGTTTCGAGAACAAAGCCATTCTGGATCAGCTAAACATGCCTAAGTCGGAATCCCGTTGGATCAAAACAACCGACAACAAGCAAATGCTTACCTGGGTGGTATATCCTCCTCATTTTGATCCTGCCAAGAAATATCCGGCTATTCTGTACTGTCAGGGTGGTCCGCAAAGCACAGTAAGTCAATTCTGGTCGTATCGCTGGAACCTGGCCATCATGGCATCACAGGGATACATCGTGGTAGCTCCGAACCGCAGGGGACTTCCGGGCTTCGGACAAGAATGGAACGAGCAGATCAGTGGCGATTACGGCGGTCAGAATATGAAAGATTACTTTTCAGCCATCGACGAGCTGGCAAAAGAACCCTATGTTGATAAAGACCACCTGGGTGCTGTAGGCGCAAGCTACGGAGGCTTTTCAGTGTACTGGCTTGCCGGACACCATAACAAACGCTTTAAGGCCTTTATCGCTCATGCAGGTATATTCAATCTGGAGCAACAATACCTTGAAACCGAAGAGATGTGGTTTGCCAACTGGGATATGGGTGGAGCCTATTGGGATAAAAGCAATGCTACAGCCCAACGCACCTTTGCCAACTCTCCTCATAAGTTTGTAGACAAATGGGACACCCCTATTCTGGTAACTCACGGCGAAAAAGATTACCGCATCCTGGCTTCTCAGGGTATGAGCGCCTTTAATGCAGCTCAGTTGAGAGGTATTCCTTCCGAAATGCTCATCTTCCCCGACGAAAACCATTGGATAGCTCAGCCTCAAAACGGTATACTGTTCCAACGTGTGTTCTTCCGTTGGTTAGACAAATGGCTTAAGGAATAG
- a CDS encoding SPOR domain-containing protein — protein MKKIWLFGAAIAMVVSFGSCKPKQSAYKAAYEQAKEKEMTTAPAQVEEEVIAPVSKPRTSSAAVRQERVTAVTGEDANGLRRYSVVIGSFKNKTNAYALKERMQNAGYKAILAQNEEGMLRVIVSSFDEKADAADSRDAIKAKYAPNFQDAWLLERQY, from the coding sequence ATGAAGAAGATTTGGTTATTTGGAGCCGCTATCGCTATGGTTGTGTCGTTCGGCTCATGTAAACCTAAACAGAGTGCTTATAAGGCCGCTTACGAACAAGCAAAAGAGAAAGAGATGACTACAGCTCCCGCACAAGTTGAGGAAGAGGTGATTGCTCCGGTATCAAAGCCCAGAACATCAAGTGCTGCGGTTCGTCAGGAAAGAGTTACTGCTGTTACAGGTGAAGACGCAAACGGTTTGAGACGCTACAGCGTTGTAATCGGTAGTTTTAAAAATAAAACAAATGCATATGCATTGAAAGAACGTATGCAGAATGCAGGTTACAAGGCAATCCTTGCTCAGAACGAAGAAGGTATGTTGCGTGTAATTGTTTCAAGTTTCGATGAAAAGGCTGATGCTGCTGATAGCCGCGATGCCATTAAAGCAAAATATGCACCTAATTTCCAGGATGCCTGGTTGTTGGAAAGACAATATTGA
- the nrdG gene encoding anaerobic ribonucleoside-triphosphate reductase activating protein, whose product MRVLNIYPETISDGFGLRYAIYLSGCSHHCPGCHNPESWNPQQGTLLTEEMLQDMLTEICRNPLLDGITLSGGDPMFHPEGARMLLKILKEKTNLPVWCYTGYTYEEMVQSTALKACLPYIDVLVDGRFDRELFNPSLAFRGSSNQRIIHLHKNS is encoded by the coding sequence ATACGCGTACTGAATATTTATCCCGAGACCATCTCCGATGGTTTCGGACTTCGGTATGCCATCTACCTTTCGGGCTGCAGTCATCACTGCCCGGGTTGCCACAATCCCGAAAGCTGGAACCCACAGCAAGGAACGCTGCTTACGGAAGAGATGCTTCAAGATATGCTGACAGAGATTTGCAGGAATCCCCTATTAGATGGCATCACTCTCTCGGGGGGAGATCCGATGTTCCACCCAGAAGGTGCCCGGATGCTTCTTAAAATATTGAAGGAGAAAACAAACCTGCCAGTCTGGTGCTATACAGGCTATACGTACGAAGAGATGGTGCAATCAACGGCATTGAAGGCCTGTCTTCCCTACATCGATGTGCTTGTGGACGGCCGTTTCGACCGGGAATTATTTAACCCGTCGCTGGCGTTCAGAGGAAGCAGCAACCAGCGAATCATACATCTGCATAAAAACTCCTGA
- a CDS encoding anaerobic ribonucleoside triphosphate reductase, whose amino-acid sequence MYSNILITKRDGMSEAFSIDKIKNAVLKAYRASGIQEENSTIDQVAEKVASAIVGTQISVEEIQDLVEKELMVRNPYVAKKYIIYREWRTIERDKKTHMKQVMDGIVAIEKNDVNLSNANMSAHTPAGQMMTFASEVTKDYANKYLLGIKYARAHRNGDIHIHDLDYYPTKTTTCIQYDLDDLFERGFRTKNGSIRTPQSIQSYATLATIIFQTNQNEQHGGQSIPAFDFFMAKGVRKTFIKHLTTFISFLHNISRDNADSNESQLRNRLTGSIQSIQWSEEQSEVILEMLKQENIILSSQNLSAIWERSLKATRKDTHQAMEGFIHNLNTMHSRGGNQVVFSSINYGTDTSAEGRLLIRELLAATSEGLGQGEVPVFPIQIFKVKEGVSYTEADYNKAMADFDKAMSGEIAFDAPNFDLLLEACKTTSVALFPNFIFLDTPFNQNPLWKADDPKRYRYEVASMGCRTRVYENMHGEKSSLGRGNLSFTSLNMPRLAIKARREAEELHPDGDKHTIRKEAKQLFIESVRSMCALIAEQLYDRYQYQRTALARQFPFMMGNDVWKGGSTLQANDEVGDIIRTGTLGIGFIGGHNAMVALYGEGHARHMEAWQTLYETLEVMNQVVNEYKDKYKLNYSVLATPAEGLSGRFTKIDRKVYGIIPGVNDRDYYINSFHIDVKEPISILEKIKKEAPFHALTGGGHITYVELDGEAKKNVSAILKIVKVMYDQQIGYGSINHPVDTCKQCGYKGVIYDKCPVCRGENILRLRRITGYLTGNLDSWNSSKKAEEKDRIKHR is encoded by the coding sequence ATGTATTCGAACATTTTAATTACCAAGCGCGATGGTATGAGCGAAGCTTTTTCCATCGACAAGATTAAGAATGCGGTTCTGAAAGCATACAGAGCGAGTGGCATTCAGGAAGAAAACAGTACCATCGATCAAGTTGCCGAGAAAGTAGCCTCGGCAATTGTGGGCACTCAAATCAGTGTGGAAGAGATTCAGGATCTGGTAGAAAAAGAACTTATGGTACGCAACCCTTACGTAGCCAAAAAGTATATTATCTATCGTGAATGGCGTACCATCGAGCGCGATAAGAAGACACACATGAAACAGGTGATGGACGGGATTGTGGCTATCGAGAAAAATGATGTGAATCTGAGCAATGCCAACATGTCTGCCCACACCCCTGCCGGTCAGATGATGACATTCGCCTCGGAGGTAACCAAAGATTATGCCAATAAATACCTGTTGGGTATTAAGTATGCAAGAGCACACCGCAACGGCGATATACATATACACGACCTTGATTATTATCCAACCAAAACAACCACCTGCATACAGTACGACCTGGACGATCTTTTTGAAAGAGGATTCCGTACAAAGAACGGTTCCATCCGTACCCCACAGTCGATACAGAGCTATGCGACACTGGCCACCATCATTTTTCAGACAAACCAGAACGAACAGCACGGTGGACAATCCATTCCGGCATTCGATTTCTTTATGGCTAAAGGCGTTCGCAAGACCTTTATAAAACACCTTACCACTTTTATCTCTTTTCTTCATAACATCAGTCGGGATAACGCAGACTCCAACGAGAGTCAACTGCGTAACCGGCTTACCGGATCTATCCAGTCCATTCAATGGAGTGAAGAGCAATCTGAGGTAATTCTGGAAATGCTGAAACAGGAAAATATTATACTTTCCTCTCAAAATCTTTCAGCTATCTGGGAACGATCGCTTAAAGCCACCCGGAAAGATACCCACCAGGCCATGGAGGGATTCATCCATAACCTAAACACCATGCACTCCCGTGGAGGAAACCAGGTGGTTTTCAGCTCCATCAACTATGGAACGGATACTTCGGCCGAAGGACGCCTGCTTATAAGGGAGTTGTTGGCCGCCACAAGCGAAGGATTGGGACAAGGAGAAGTTCCGGTATTCCCGATACAGATATTTAAGGTGAAAGAGGGCGTTTCTTATACCGAAGCCGATTATAACAAGGCCATGGCCGATTTCGATAAGGCCATGAGCGGAGAGATTGCTTTTGATGCGCCTAACTTCGACCTGCTACTGGAAGCCTGCAAGACAACCTCGGTTGCTTTGTTTCCTAATTTTATCTTTCTGGATACCCCCTTTAACCAGAATCCCCTTTGGAAAGCAGACGATCCGAAACGATATCGTTACGAAGTGGCATCCATGGGATGCCGTACGCGGGTATACGAAAATATGCACGGCGAAAAGAGTTCGCTGGGCAGAGGGAACCTGTCCTTCACCTCTTTAAATATGCCTCGTCTGGCAATCAAGGCAAGACGGGAGGCAGAAGAATTACATCCGGACGGCGACAAACACACTATCCGCAAGGAGGCAAAACAGCTTTTTATAGAATCCGTACGCAGCATGTGTGCACTTATTGCCGAACAGCTGTACGATCGCTATCAATACCAACGCACCGCTCTGGCCCGTCAGTTTCCTTTTATGATGGGCAACGATGTCTGGAAAGGAGGATCAACGCTGCAGGCAAACGATGAAGTGGGCGATATCATTCGAACCGGAACTCTGGGTATTGGCTTTATCGGCGGTCACAATGCCATGGTGGCTCTTTATGGCGAAGGTCATGCACGCCACATGGAGGCATGGCAAACCCTGTACGAAACCCTCGAGGTGATGAATCAGGTGGTAAACGAATACAAGGATAAATACAAACTCAACTATTCTGTTCTGGCAACACCAGCCGAAGGATTATCCGGACGTTTTACTAAGATAGACCGGAAGGTTTACGGCATCATCCCCGGCGTGAACGATCGCGACTACTACATAAATTCATTTCATATCGACGTGAAGGAACCAATATCTATCCTTGAAAAGATAAAGAAAGAGGCCCCTTTTCATGCCCTCACCGGAGGGGGACATATCACATACGTGGAGCTGGACGGCGAAGCGAAGAAGAATGTTTCCGCCATTCTTAAGATTGTAAAGGTTATGTATGATCAGCAGATTGGGTACGGCTCTATCAACCATCCGGTAGACACCTGTAAACAATGCGGGTACAAGGGAGTGATATACGACAAATGTCCGGTATGCCGTGGAGAAAACATACTGCGTCTGCGCCGTATCACAGGTTATCTTACCGGAAATCTGGATAGCTGGAATTCATCAAAAAAGGCTGAAGAAAAAGATCGCATCAAGCACCGGTAA